In the Acidovorax sp. A79 genome, one interval contains:
- the lexA gene encoding transcriptional repressor LexA — protein MLDNPKLTARQQQILDLIQTAIARTGAPPTRAEIAAELGFKSANAAEEHLQALARKGVIELVSGTSRGIRLRSDTLRSINAARGSQFHLPIPGLSQLVLPLVGRVAAGSPILAQEHVDQTYSVENSLFQHKPDYLLKVRGMSMRDAGIMDGDLLAVQSTREARNGQIIVARLGDDVTVKRLRRTATAIELLPENPDYPVIVVQPGEPFEIEGLAVGLIRNTMLM, from the coding sequence ATGCTCGACAACCCGAAACTCACGGCCCGCCAGCAACAGATCCTGGACCTCATCCAGACCGCCATTGCACGCACAGGGGCGCCTCCCACCCGCGCCGAAATCGCGGCTGAACTGGGCTTCAAGTCGGCCAATGCGGCAGAAGAACATCTGCAGGCCCTCGCACGCAAGGGCGTGATCGAACTGGTGAGCGGCACATCGCGGGGCATCCGGTTGCGCAGCGACACGCTGCGCTCCATCAATGCAGCGCGCGGCAGCCAGTTCCACCTGCCCATTCCCGGGCTCTCCCAGCTGGTCCTGCCCCTGGTGGGGCGGGTGGCGGCGGGTTCGCCCATTCTCGCGCAGGAACACGTCGACCAGACCTACAGCGTGGAAAACAGCCTGTTCCAGCACAAGCCCGACTACCTGCTCAAGGTGCGTGGCATGTCCATGCGCGATGCCGGCATCATGGACGGCGACCTGCTGGCCGTGCAGTCCACCCGCGAGGCGCGCAACGGCCAGATCATCGTGGCCCGCCTGGGAGACGACGTGACGGTCAAGCGCCTGCGGCGCACCGCCACGGCCATCGAGTTGCTGCCTGAAAACCCGGACTACCCGGTCATCGTGGTACAGCCTGGCGAACCTTTCGAAATCGAAGGTCTCGCGGTAGGCCTCATTCGCAACACCATGCTGATGTAG
- a CDS encoding Trm112 family protein, producing MDPKLLELLVCPVTKGPLTYDREAQELVSRSARLAYPVRDGIPVLLENEARTLTDEELEQ from the coding sequence ATGGATCCCAAACTGCTTGAACTGCTGGTCTGCCCTGTCACCAAAGGCCCGCTGACCTACGACCGCGAGGCGCAGGAACTTGTCTCCCGCAGCGCGCGGCTGGCCTACCCGGTGCGCGACGGCATCCCGGTGCTGCTCGAAAACGAAGCCCGAACGCTCACCGACGAGGAACTGGAGCAGTGA
- a CDS encoding DNA polymerase III subunit chi, translating into MTEVAFHFNAPDKLAYACRFARKVQRSGARLVIAAPAETLAVLDRMLWVLAPQDFVAHCLGGADEELVHASPVLLTADARSAAHHEVLLNLHAEVPEGFGRFDRLVEVVSAQDEADRGEARSRWRHYASRGYEITRHDLVLKAG; encoded by the coding sequence ATGACCGAGGTCGCGTTTCACTTCAATGCGCCGGACAAGCTGGCCTATGCATGCCGCTTTGCGCGCAAGGTGCAGCGCAGCGGTGCACGGCTGGTGATTGCAGCACCGGCCGAGACGCTGGCGGTGCTGGACCGCATGCTCTGGGTGCTGGCGCCGCAGGATTTTGTGGCCCATTGCCTGGGCGGTGCCGACGAAGAACTGGTCCATGCATCGCCCGTGCTGCTGACGGCCGACGCGCGTTCCGCCGCGCACCACGAGGTGCTGTTGAACCTGCACGCCGAAGTGCCGGAAGGGTTTGGCCGGTTTGATCGCCTGGTCGAGGTGGTGAGCGCGCAGGATGAGGCCGATCGCGGCGAGGCGAGGTCGCGCTGGCGCCACTATGCCTCGCGCGGGTATGAGATCACCCGCCACGACCTGGTGCTGAAAGCCGGCTGA
- a CDS encoding branched-chain amino acid ABC transporter substrate-binding protein: MQLKLKLTVVAAIAAAAGVASAQEQVVKIGHVAPVSGAQAHYGKDNENGARMAIEELNAQGVTIGGKKIKFELQAEDDAADPKQGTAAAQKLCDSKVAGVVGHLNSGTTIPASKVYNDCGIPMVTGAATNPNLTKPGYKTTFRIIANDNALGAGLAFYAVDTLKLKTVAIIDDRTAYGQGVADVFKKTATAKGMKVVDEQFTTDKATDFMAILTAIKSKNPDAVFYGGMDPQAGPMLRQMEQLGMGNVKYFGGDGVCTSEIAKLAAGAKTLGNVICAEGGSSLAKMPGGTAWKAKYDAKYPNQFQVYSPYTYDATFLLVDAMKRANSVDPKVYVNELAKASFKGVTSTIAFEPNGEMKNPAITLYVYKDGKKTPL; this comes from the coding sequence ATGCAATTGAAGTTGAAACTGACCGTGGTTGCTGCTATCGCGGCTGCTGCTGGTGTGGCCTCTGCACAAGAGCAGGTGGTCAAGATCGGCCACGTGGCTCCGGTTTCCGGTGCCCAAGCCCACTACGGCAAGGACAACGAAAATGGCGCCCGCATGGCCATTGAAGAGCTGAACGCTCAAGGCGTCACCATCGGCGGCAAGAAGATCAAGTTCGAGCTGCAGGCCGAAGACGATGCAGCCGATCCAAAGCAGGGCACGGCCGCTGCACAGAAGCTGTGCGACTCCAAGGTCGCAGGCGTTGTCGGTCACCTCAACTCCGGTACCACCATCCCCGCATCCAAGGTCTACAACGACTGCGGCATTCCGATGGTGACGGGCGCTGCGACCAACCCTAACCTGACCAAGCCAGGCTACAAGACCACCTTCCGCATCATCGCCAACGACAACGCCCTGGGCGCTGGCCTGGCTTTCTACGCGGTCGACACGCTCAAGCTCAAGACCGTTGCCATCATCGACGACCGTACCGCTTACGGCCAAGGCGTGGCAGACGTGTTCAAGAAGACGGCCACGGCCAAGGGCATGAAGGTGGTGGACGAGCAGTTCACGACCGACAAGGCCACCGACTTCATGGCCATCCTGACCGCCATCAAGTCCAAGAACCCTGATGCCGTGTTCTACGGCGGCATGGACCCACAAGCCGGCCCCATGCTGCGCCAGATGGAACAGCTGGGCATGGGCAACGTGAAGTACTTTGGTGGTGATGGCGTCTGTACGTCGGAAATCGCCAAGCTGGCCGCCGGTGCCAAGACCCTGGGCAACGTGATCTGCGCCGAAGGCGGTTCTTCGCTGGCCAAGATGCCTGGCGGCACGGCCTGGAAGGCCAAGTACGACGCCAAGTACCCCAACCAGTTCCAGGTGTACAGCCCCTACACCTATGACGCCACGTTCCTGCTGGTGGACGCCATGAAGCGTGCCAACTCCGTGGACCCCAAGGTGTACGTGAACGAACTGGCCAAGGCCAGCTTCAAGGGCGTGACCTCCACCATCGCCTTCGAACCCAACGGCGAAATGAAGAACCCCGCCATCACCCTGTACGTCTACAAGGACGGCAAGAAGACCCCGCTGTAA
- a CDS encoding D-2-hydroxyacid dehydrogenase family protein: MNIVILDDYQDAVRKLHCASRLDAYTAKVYTNTVKGLGQLSVRLKDADIIVLVRERTQITRQLVEKLPRLKLIAQTGKIGSHIDVTACTERGIAVAEGIGSPVAPAELTWALVMAAMRRLPQYIANLKHGAWQQSGLKTASMPANFGLGNVLRGKTLGIWGYGRIGQLVAGYGRAFGMNVRIWGREASRAQALTDGYQAATTREEFFSQCDVISLHLRLNDETRGIVSLEDLSCMKPTSLLVNTSRAELIEPDALIAALNRGRPGMAAVDVFESEPILQGHALLRLENCICTPHIGYVEQDSYELYFGAAFDNVVNFIKGTPTNIVNPGSLQVRR; this comes from the coding sequence ATGAACATTGTGATTCTCGACGACTACCAGGACGCAGTCCGCAAGCTGCACTGCGCATCCCGGCTCGACGCGTACACCGCCAAGGTCTACACCAATACCGTCAAAGGACTTGGGCAGCTTTCTGTCCGCCTGAAGGATGCCGACATCATCGTTCTGGTGCGGGAGCGCACACAGATCACGCGCCAACTGGTGGAAAAGCTTCCCCGCCTCAAACTGATCGCGCAAACCGGCAAGATCGGCAGTCACATCGACGTGACGGCGTGCACGGAGCGGGGCATTGCCGTGGCCGAGGGCATAGGGTCCCCGGTGGCCCCGGCCGAACTGACCTGGGCCCTCGTGATGGCAGCCATGCGCAGGCTGCCGCAGTACATCGCCAACCTCAAGCACGGCGCCTGGCAGCAGTCGGGGCTGAAGACCGCATCCATGCCCGCCAACTTCGGCCTTGGCAACGTGCTGCGCGGCAAAACGCTGGGCATTTGGGGATATGGCCGCATCGGACAGCTCGTGGCTGGCTACGGACGCGCTTTCGGCATGAACGTGCGTATCTGGGGCCGCGAGGCGTCCCGCGCCCAGGCCTTGACGGACGGCTACCAGGCCGCGACCACGCGCGAGGAGTTCTTCTCGCAGTGTGACGTGATCTCGCTGCACCTGCGCCTCAACGATGAAACGCGCGGCATCGTCTCGCTGGAAGACCTGTCTTGCATGAAGCCCACCTCCCTTCTCGTCAACACGTCGCGGGCCGAATTGATCGAGCCCGACGCGCTGATCGCAGCGTTGAACCGGGGCCGTCCCGGCATGGCGGCGGTCGATGTGTTCGAGAGCGAACCCATCCTTCAGGGCCACGCCTTGCTGCGGCTGGAGAATTGCATCTGCACGCCCCACATTGGCTATGTCGAGCAGGACAGCTATGAGCTGTACTTTGGCGCGGCATTCGACAACGTGGTGAATTTCATCAAGGGCACACCCACCAATATCGTGAATCCAGGCTCGCTTCAGGTAAGGCGCTAG
- a CDS encoding leucyl aminopeptidase — protein sequence MNFDLKTLDLAAAASEKCDLLVVLLPEGFKPGKDALSALAALALKNGDLSTKAGKHLQLYQVPAVAARRVVLVGQGDGAARATRQALQAVGSAIKAPQTKRVALCFAGAAQPAAVSAAVQAVAEASYVYTTTKTKVEARSLNRCVVGVHSVPEVREDFDAGVALVAGVEFAREWGNRPANHATPSLLADAAKTLAKLPRIQCKVHGPAEVARLGMGAFLAVARGSEEPLRFIELRYSGAAKDQAPVVLVGKGITFDTGGISIKPAPEMDEMKFDMCGAASVLGTFRALGELQPAINVVGLIPACENMPDGRAVKPGDVVTSMSGQTIEILNTDAEGRLVLCDALTYASRFKPAAVVDIATLTGACVIALGGVRSGLFANNDSLAAALQEAGESAQDPCWRMPLDDDYADGLKSNFADMGNVAGRAGGSITAAKFLQKYVGDLPWAHLDIAGTAWKGGAAKGATGRPVGLLVHYLLGQAANTKPASKASSAARAASPRPATVKAPRAKLG from the coding sequence ATGAACTTTGATCTCAAGACCCTTGACCTTGCTGCGGCAGCTTCGGAAAAATGCGACCTGCTGGTCGTCCTGCTTCCCGAGGGCTTCAAGCCCGGCAAGGATGCGCTGTCTGCCCTGGCGGCGCTGGCGCTCAAGAACGGAGATCTGTCCACCAAGGCAGGCAAGCACCTGCAGCTGTACCAGGTGCCTGCCGTTGCGGCCCGCCGGGTGGTGCTGGTCGGGCAGGGCGACGGCGCGGCCCGCGCCACGCGCCAGGCCCTGCAGGCGGTGGGATCGGCCATCAAGGCGCCGCAGACCAAGCGGGTGGCGCTCTGTTTTGCGGGTGCTGCGCAGCCAGCGGCCGTCAGTGCCGCCGTGCAGGCCGTGGCCGAAGCGAGCTACGTCTATACGACCACCAAGACAAAGGTGGAGGCGCGCAGCCTGAACCGTTGCGTGGTGGGTGTGCACAGCGTCCCCGAGGTGCGCGAGGATTTCGATGCCGGCGTGGCACTGGTCGCCGGGGTCGAGTTCGCGCGGGAATGGGGCAACCGCCCCGCCAACCACGCCACGCCCAGCCTGCTCGCCGATGCGGCCAAGACACTGGCCAAGCTGCCCCGCATCCAGTGCAAGGTCCATGGCCCGGCCGAGGTGGCCCGCCTGGGAATGGGCGCCTTCCTCGCCGTGGCGAGGGGGTCCGAGGAGCCTTTGCGGTTCATCGAGCTGCGCTACAGCGGCGCGGCCAAGGACCAGGCGCCTGTCGTGCTGGTGGGCAAGGGCATCACGTTCGACACGGGGGGCATCTCGATCAAGCCCGCGCCGGAGATGGACGAGATGAAGTTCGACATGTGCGGCGCCGCCAGCGTGCTGGGAACGTTCCGCGCGCTGGGCGAGCTGCAACCCGCCATCAACGTGGTGGGGCTGATCCCCGCCTGCGAGAACATGCCCGACGGCCGTGCTGTCAAGCCCGGCGACGTGGTCACGAGCATGAGCGGCCAGACCATCGAGATCCTCAACACCGACGCCGAAGGCCGGCTGGTGCTCTGTGATGCGCTCACCTATGCGTCCCGCTTCAAGCCCGCCGCCGTGGTGGACATCGCCACGTTGACCGGCGCGTGCGTGATTGCGCTGGGTGGCGTGCGCAGCGGGCTGTTTGCCAACAACGATTCCCTCGCAGCCGCGCTGCAGGAGGCCGGGGAGTCCGCGCAGGACCCCTGCTGGCGCATGCCGCTGGACGACGATTACGCGGATGGCCTCAAAAGCAATTTCGCGGACATGGGGAACGTGGCGGGCCGCGCGGGCGGTTCCATCACCGCGGCCAAGTTCCTGCAGAAATATGTGGGTGACCTGCCCTGGGCCCATCTGGATATCGCGGGGACGGCCTGGAAGGGTGGGGCCGCCAAGGGGGCCACGGGGCGGCCGGTCGGGCTGCTGGTGCATTACCTTCTGGGGCAGGCGGCCAACACCAAGCCCGCCTCCAAGGCCTCTTCGGCCGCGCGCGCGGCCTCCCCCAGGCCGGCGACGGTGAAGGCACCGCGCGCCAAGCTCGGCTGA
- the lptF gene encoding LPS export ABC transporter permease LptF, whose amino-acid sequence MLFDSSIRKELARSFGATLVVLVTVVMTMMLIRTLGQASRGSVSPSDVMLVMGFTVLGQLPTILSLSLFIAVVGTLSRMYRDSEMVIWFASGRGLVSLLRPLLRFAWPVMVIIAVLSLLVWPWANSQIQELKTRYEQRSDIDRIAPGEFQESSNGSRVFFIDKDSPDTQAGNNIFIAATDGARESVTSARSARLETRGGERMAVLSEGQRLETSRDKPGVKISEFVEYGTRIGSAPAGSAEELSVKTRATHELLMQPLPAYRAELGWRLGLALAALNFVVLGLAVASVNPRAARSTSLVFALFAFIVYYNLMTLGQSWVGAGRLGLVSFMVLLHGGMLLMSLLVLAARHNHWTLRRLWQPTPPGSPA is encoded by the coding sequence ATGTTATTCGATTCATCCATCCGCAAGGAGCTGGCGCGCAGCTTCGGTGCGACCCTCGTGGTGCTGGTGACCGTGGTCATGACCATGATGCTCATCCGCACCCTGGGCCAGGCATCGCGGGGCAGCGTGAGCCCTTCCGATGTCATGCTGGTCATGGGGTTCACGGTGCTGGGCCAGTTGCCCACCATCCTGAGCCTGAGCCTCTTCATCGCCGTGGTCGGGACGCTGTCGCGCATGTACCGAGACAGTGAAATGGTCATCTGGTTCGCCAGCGGCCGCGGCCTGGTCAGCCTGCTGCGGCCCTTGCTGCGTTTTGCCTGGCCGGTGATGGTCATCATCGCCGTGCTGTCGCTGCTGGTCTGGCCCTGGGCCAATTCCCAGATCCAGGAACTCAAGACGCGCTATGAACAGCGCAGCGACATCGACCGCATCGCACCCGGCGAGTTCCAGGAATCCTCCAATGGCAGCCGGGTGTTCTTCATCGACAAGGACAGCCCGGATACCCAGGCCGGCAACAACATCTTCATCGCCGCCACCGACGGTGCCCGCGAATCCGTCACCTCCGCGCGCAGCGCCCGGCTGGAGACACGGGGCGGCGAGCGCATGGCCGTGCTGAGCGAGGGCCAGCGGCTGGAGACCTCACGCGACAAACCCGGCGTGAAAATCAGCGAGTTCGTCGAATACGGCACCCGCATTGGCTCCGCGCCCGCGGGCTCGGCCGAAGAGCTCTCCGTCAAGACCCGCGCCACGCACGAGCTGCTCATGCAGCCCCTGCCCGCCTACAGGGCCGAGCTGGGCTGGCGCCTGGGGCTGGCGCTGGCGGCGCTCAACTTCGTGGTGCTGGGGCTGGCCGTGGCCAGCGTCAACCCGCGCGCCGCGCGCAGCACCAGCCTGGTGTTCGCGCTCTTTGCCTTCATCGTGTACTACAACCTCATGACGCTGGGGCAAAGCTGGGTGGGCGCGGGCCGGCTCGGCCTGGTGAGCTTCATGGTGCTGCTGCACGGCGGCATGCTGCTCATGTCGCTGCTGGTACTGGCCGCGCGCCACAACCACTGGACGCTGCGGCGGCTTTGGCAGCCCACGCCGCCAGGGAGCCCCGCATGA
- the lpxK gene encoding tetraacyldisaccharide 4'-kinase, with protein MAGPGPQPPPPPRSAARGGAPSPASGLQKIWQARGPAAWALWPVSLLYRALVALRRGLYRAGVLKAEHPGRPVVVVGNVIAGGAGKTPVVIAVVKHLQTRGLRPGVISRGYGRSTTDCRAVAPDSPAREVGDEPALIARSCGVPVFVAPRRIAAARALLAAHPHTDVIVCDDGLQHLALARDVEVCIFNDQGVGNGFLLPAGPLREPWPRPVDLVLHAGGVPPRGDFEAYALQRRLAPWAVRSDGTRVPLSSLRGQPLHAVAAVARPGDFFAMLQAQALQLAHAQALPDHYDFDSWNRSPDNRYTLICTEKDAVKLWPRHPDALAVPLQLHMDPAFFAALDARLPAPGGL; from the coding sequence ATGGCTGGCCCCGGGCCGCAACCGCCCCCGCCCCCCCGGTCCGCGGCGCGCGGCGGCGCACCTTCCCCGGCCTCCGGGCTGCAGAAGATCTGGCAGGCACGCGGCCCGGCCGCCTGGGCGCTGTGGCCCGTCTCCCTGCTGTACCGGGCGCTGGTGGCCCTGCGCCGGGGGCTTTACCGCGCTGGCGTGCTCAAGGCCGAACACCCGGGCCGTCCCGTCGTCGTGGTGGGCAATGTGATCGCCGGAGGCGCCGGAAAGACGCCCGTGGTCATCGCCGTGGTGAAACACCTGCAGACTCGCGGCCTGCGCCCCGGGGTGATCTCGCGCGGCTATGGCCGCAGCACCACCGATTGCCGGGCGGTGGCGCCCGACAGCCCCGCCCGCGAGGTGGGCGATGAGCCCGCGCTGATCGCGCGCAGCTGCGGGGTGCCGGTTTTCGTCGCGCCGCGCCGCATCGCCGCGGCCCGCGCCCTGCTGGCGGCGCACCCGCACACCGACGTGATCGTCTGCGACGACGGGCTGCAGCACCTGGCCCTGGCGCGCGATGTGGAGGTTTGCATCTTCAACGACCAGGGCGTCGGCAACGGCTTCCTGCTGCCTGCGGGCCCGCTGCGCGAGCCCTGGCCGCGGCCGGTGGACCTGGTGCTCCATGCGGGTGGCGTGCCGCCCCGGGGAGACTTCGAGGCCTATGCGCTGCAACGGCGCCTGGCCCCCTGGGCCGTGCGCTCGGACGGCACCCGCGTGCCCTTGTCCAGCCTGCGGGGGCAGCCTTTGCACGCGGTGGCGGCCGTCGCACGCCCCGGGGACTTCTTTGCGATGCTGCAGGCCCAGGCGTTGCAACTGGCGCACGCGCAGGCCCTGCCGGATCACTATGATTTTGATAGCTGGAACCGCTCACCAGATAACCGCTACACACTGATCTGCACTGAAAAAGATGCCGTCAAGCTGTGGCCCCGCCACCCGGACGCACTGGCCGTGCCCCTGCAACTGCACATGGATCCAGCCTTTTTCGCGGCCCTGGATGCGCGCCTGCCGGCACCGGGTGGTCTTTAG
- the kdsB gene encoding 3-deoxy-manno-octulosonate cytidylyltransferase yields MASSRLPDKPLADIAGLPMVVRVARRAAQSAATRVVVAADDNRILQACAAHGVEAILTRADHASGSDRLAEACVQLGLDGADIVVNVQGDEPLMDPGLIHAVAQLLPARPEASMGTAAHAIASQADYANPNVVKVVLDARGLAHYFSRAPIPFARDHAATPWWQGAAQAATPGVAALAGFAPLRHVGIYSYRAGFLREFPALAPAPTEAVEALEQLRALWHGHRIAVHLASTAPGPGVDTPEDLERVRSLFR; encoded by the coding sequence ATGGCATCGAGCCGGCTGCCCGACAAACCCCTGGCCGATATCGCCGGCCTGCCCATGGTGGTGCGGGTTGCCCGCCGCGCGGCCCAGAGCGCCGCCACCCGGGTCGTGGTGGCCGCCGACGACAACCGCATCCTGCAGGCCTGCGCGGCCCACGGCGTGGAGGCGATCCTGACCCGCGCCGACCATGCCAGCGGCAGCGACCGGCTGGCAGAGGCCTGCGTCCAGCTGGGGCTGGATGGCGCCGACATCGTCGTCAACGTGCAGGGGGATGAACCCCTGATGGACCCCGGCCTCATCCATGCCGTGGCGCAACTGCTGCCGGCCCGCCCCGAGGCCAGCATGGGCACGGCCGCGCACGCCATTGCGTCGCAAGCCGACTACGCCAACCCCAACGTGGTGAAGGTGGTGCTGGACGCGCGGGGCCTGGCGCACTACTTCAGCCGGGCGCCCATCCCCTTCGCCCGCGACCATGCCGCAACGCCCTGGTGGCAAGGCGCCGCCCAGGCGGCCACACCCGGCGTCGCCGCCCTGGCGGGGTTCGCGCCTTTGCGGCATGTGGGCATCTACAGCTATCGTGCCGGCTTCCTGCGGGAATTTCCGGCGCTGGCGCCAGCCCCCACCGAAGCCGTGGAAGCGCTGGAGCAGTTGCGCGCGCTGTGGCACGGCCACCGCATCGCGGTGCACCTGGCCAGCACCGCCCCGGGGCCTGGCGTGGACACCCCCGAGGATCTGGAGCGGGTCCGCAGCCTTTTCCGCTGA
- the adk gene encoding adenylate kinase, whose product MRLILLGAPGAGKGTQATFICQKYGIPQISTGDMLRAAVKAGTPLGLQAKAVMDSGALVSDDIIIGLVKERITQADCANGFLFDGFPRTIPQADAMKAAGVKLDYVLEIDVPFEAIIERMSGRRSHPASGRTYHVKFNPPKVKGKDDLTGEELIQREDDKEETVKKRLQVYSDQTRPLVDYYSSWAQAEPDAAPKYRAISGTGSVEEITARALQALAS is encoded by the coding sequence ATGAGACTGATTCTGTTGGGCGCGCCTGGCGCCGGAAAGGGCACGCAAGCCACGTTCATCTGCCAGAAATACGGCATCCCGCAAATCTCCACCGGCGACATGCTGCGGGCGGCGGTGAAGGCGGGCACGCCCTTGGGCCTGCAGGCCAAGGCCGTGATGGATTCGGGTGCCCTGGTCAGCGACGACATCATCATCGGTCTCGTGAAGGAACGCATCACGCAGGCGGACTGCGCCAACGGCTTCCTGTTCGACGGCTTTCCCCGCACCATTCCCCAGGCCGACGCCATGAAGGCGGCGGGCGTCAAGCTCGACTACGTGCTCGAAATCGATGTGCCTTTTGAGGCCATCATCGAACGCATGAGCGGCCGCCGCTCGCACCCTGCCAGCGGCCGCACCTACCACGTCAAGTTCAACCCCCCCAAGGTGAAAGGCAAGGATGACCTGACGGGCGAGGAACTGATCCAGCGCGAAGACGACAAGGAAGAAACCGTCAAGAAGCGCCTGCAGGTCTACAGCGACCAGACGCGCCCCCTGGTGGACTACTACAGCAGCTGGGCCCAGGCCGAGCCCGACGCCGCCCCCAAGTACCGCGCCATCAGCGGCACGGGCAGCGTGGAAGAAATCACCGCGCGCGCGCTCCAGGCGCTGGCCAGCTGA
- a CDS encoding asparaginase, whose protein sequence is MQVSGQKIVVLGTGGTIAGTSAQAGDNIGYTAAQVGVEQLLAAVPGLQEAAGGMLVAEQVAQIDSKDMDGGVWQALALRCAHHLQDASVRGVVITHGTDTLEETAWFLNQVLDTRLKPVVLTCAMRPATALTPDGPQNLLDAVAVAVAAGARGVLAVAAGEVHGAQQVQKVHPYRVHALSSGEAGPLGWVEEGAIRLAQDWPIPPAKHAWGALQNIANAAAWPRVEVIMSHAGATGAMVDALVRDGVQGLVVACTGNGTIHHLLEAALLRAQEVGVRVVRSTRCAEGRVLPKPGDVLPDSGGLPPLKARISLMLDLMR, encoded by the coding sequence ATGCAAGTGAGTGGGCAAAAAATTGTGGTTTTGGGCACTGGAGGAACCATTGCCGGCACGTCGGCACAGGCGGGTGACAACATCGGGTACACCGCCGCGCAGGTCGGGGTGGAGCAGCTGCTGGCAGCGGTCCCCGGATTGCAGGAGGCGGCCGGTGGCATGCTCGTGGCGGAGCAGGTGGCTCAGATCGACAGCAAGGACATGGATGGCGGGGTGTGGCAGGCCCTGGCGCTGCGCTGCGCCCACCACCTCCAGGATGCTTCCGTGCGCGGGGTGGTCATCACCCACGGCACCGATACGCTGGAGGAGACGGCCTGGTTCCTGAACCAGGTGCTGGATACCCGGCTGAAACCCGTGGTGCTGACCTGCGCCATGCGCCCGGCCACGGCGCTCACGCCCGACGGGCCGCAAAATCTCCTGGATGCCGTGGCGGTCGCGGTGGCTGCGGGTGCCCGCGGCGTGCTCGCAGTGGCCGCTGGCGAGGTCCACGGCGCACAGCAGGTCCAGAAGGTGCATCCGTACCGTGTCCATGCGCTCAGTTCGGGCGAGGCCGGGCCTTTGGGGTGGGTGGAGGAGGGCGCCATTCGCCTTGCGCAGGATTGGCCGATACCGCCCGCCAAGCATGCGTGGGGTGCTCTGCAAAATATAGCAAATGCAGCGGCCTGGCCCCGCGTGGAGGTGATCATGAGCCACGCGGGCGCCACGGGCGCCATGGTGGATGCGCTGGTGCGTGACGGCGTCCAGGGGCTGGTGGTGGCATGCACCGGCAACGGCACCATCCACCACCTTCTGGAAGCCGCATTGCTGCGCGCGCAGGAGGTGGGCGTGCGGGTGGTCCGGTCCACGCGCTGCGCCGAGGGGCGGGTGCTGCCCAAGCCTGGTGACGTGCTGCCTGATTCCGGCGGGCTGCCGCCCCTGAAGGCCCGGATCTCGCTGATGCTGGACCTGATGCGCTGA
- a CDS encoding DUF6152 family protein, whose protein sequence is MSLQRRRLLLATAMVPLWARAHHGWSSFDAERPIYLEGTVRKVRWQNPHAELELELPAQLRLPADLAQRAVPAQASPVDGKALLAKAVLPTRKDRRWEIELAPLTRMQAWQVQEIKPGTDLSVVGFTLRDEKGDAVLRAEYLFVDGKAYGLRSSPA, encoded by the coding sequence ATGAGTCTGCAACGCCGCCGCCTGCTCCTGGCCACTGCGATGGTTCCGCTCTGGGCGCGCGCCCACCATGGCTGGAGCAGTTTTGATGCCGAGCGCCCCATCTATCTGGAAGGCACGGTGCGCAAGGTGCGCTGGCAAAACCCCCATGCCGAGCTGGAGCTGGAGCTTCCCGCGCAGTTGCGGCTTCCCGCGGACCTGGCGCAGCGCGCGGTGCCCGCCCAGGCCTCGCCCGTGGACGGCAAGGCCTTGCTGGCCAAGGCGGTGCTGCCCACCCGCAAGGACCGCCGCTGGGAGATCGAGCTGGCGCCCCTGACACGCATGCAGGCCTGGCAGGTGCAGGAGATCAAGCCCGGCACGGACCTGTCGGTGGTGGGCTTCACCCTGCGCGATGAGAAGGGCGATGCGGTGCTGCGCGCGGAATACCTTTTCGTGGACGGCAAGGCCTACGGCCTGCGCTCCAGTCCGGCCTGA